tttgctttgacagttttagaattattggtaaagaaaattatatctatagGCCTTTAAttatagttcaatattcaataaaattctaaattcagagcaaattcaaccttgtgaattgagtttaaggttaaattttgcaaatgcgggtacttgaattgagtgccaagaagttgtgtttggcactcattgagtggggacgttttttgacggctgattgtgcatccactttttaataggagatcgatgattacGCTACACGAAAATTTTAAGGCTACTGTTTAGTACTACTAATACTAAGTATAAAGTACTATCATACTGGTCACGATCATGCAGGGTGCATTACTGTATCACACTCACCAAAGCGATCGGTCCTTGGGGGCTGCCCGCCGGTACGCTGGTGCGACTCAAGCGTACTTCGTCGGTAACTGGAGTTCTTGAGGCTGAATAccataatacaattattaataatagttatttataacacatttaacctaatgtatctcattacgcacatgtgccgtaatgtaatataaaacctttgtcatccgtctaaaaatgaacggtacttttttaaatcagagagtatatatttttaaaagagttTTACGTCAAAAAAGGGCTCAACatttaactttgtgagataaaatataataaaaagacatttaattctttaattttaataattttgacaataaatgtcacccctggaaaacaggcaaagatgcaaattcgttttcagaaagtgtgtttcctcgcaaatgtgttatagaacgtcgtatgacatgcgtgcgctttgataattacagcctctgcttccgtACTATAGCTCTAGCCAaggcttgcaatatcgcctctgctgtaattttcaacttaccgcacttatatcataatgtactattataccactgtcatgtaatgagtGCCATTGTAGCACGATTGATTTTTGTGCAAAGAGGCAAAGTGGAATTGTAAATAGGCAGCActagtgctacaatggctaattgcgtgcagtggcatacaatactttttctactaccatgataaaataaataaaacgattaagaaaacttggtaaataatatggATTACATTAGTATGTATCGATTCGTTGTATGATAAAGTACAGCACATACCAGAGTTTATAGGGAGAGGACCCAAGGCAGCCACCGGCGGCTTGGAGAGCGGTGGATGGTGAGCGCCGCGAGGCAGGCTGGCAGGCCCCGCGTATGCGCCGTGGTCTCCCTCGCCACCCCTGTATtcagattaaatacataatttatacttTCAACTACGTATATTAACTATGactaaataatataagaatgtgctggaatggcgaccccgcactagaaaacgcagtgtaggTCGATCGTCCACcacgtggactgacgacatcaagccagTCACAgagattcgttggatgcagtctgttcaggatcgtgatacctggaagtccctaaaaggcctatgttcttcAGCAGACATGCAACGtctattatgatgatgatgaaataaaaccacaaactttaaattaactaattaaataatttggaCAGGAAATAGATACTAtactacaatatttattatcttggGCTACGCAACAGAAGCAGAATGATGTCAAAATCTGAGAATGCTCagatgtttatttgtttgatctGAGTGACGTTTTAGTTTGGAGTCATCAGTTTTTTGGGGAGAATAACATATTAAATCAGTTATTCACTGTTCCTGATGACAATACTTTTATTCAATAACCCGGACAGATACGAACCTGACGACAACGGGCGGATCGTAGAGTGTGAGGAATCGGTCCGCGTGGTGCTGTGCGGACGGCGGGCGGTGCGGGAGCGCGGGCGACTGCACGCGCGCGTCCGTGGCCTCGGTGGCGCCGACCGGCATCATGTTAGCAGGCACGTTGTCCACGAGCCGGCGCACGTAGCCCGCGTCGCCGGCCTCGCCCGCCGTCAGAGGCGAAGTCTCAGCGGCAGGGGGCGGCGCTCGCTCTGCTTCGCACGGACGTTCAGTTGGCAGAGGTCGATCTGGAACGCTCGGCGAGGACACCACCACCCTGCTCACGTTAGCGGCCGGTTCGAACACCCCCGTGAGTTTGACGATTTCTGATATCATTTTCTTGGGTGGCTTCATTATAGGAGTGGGATTGCTCGGAGGAGCGGTGATGACGGGCGGAGCGACTGCGGTCGTCTTGATGATAGTTTCGGTTTCGCTCTTCGGTGGAACTACAGATTCTGCTAACTTAGGGAGCTTCGGCTCCTTAACTGCATCCTCACGTTTGAAATTATCGTCACTGCTGTCTATCGATGCGTCCGATAGGCTTCTGTCCCTCGTTCTCTTGACGCCCCTGGGAGATTTACGAATGTCACCCGAAGTGTTATTCTTCTCGGTGTTCGTCTTAAAGCCAGCCTGTCTTGTTgatctctttttgtttgtttctttgttatttcttgCTTGGGTTGCTGAGCCCTTTATCACTTCGTCAATAACGTCGTCGAATGTGCTACGTTGGATATCTTTTTCTTGTAAGCGTCTAGATTTTCGTGTATTCGCTGAGGGCGATACGAACACTTCCATCTTTTCTTCCTTCTGTTTTTCTGTGTTTTTTATCTGTTCTTTAGGCGTTATACTTAGAGTTGATGTTGCAATGGCGTTCGAGTGACCAGAAAGTGGACTTTTAATGGTCAGAATTAAACGGGGTCTTACTTCCGTTTTATTAGGTGATGTTACAGTTTCGTCCCCTGAATCTTCATGGAAATCATAAACATCTCCAGgcatgttatttaaattattagttaccgaattttttatttttttatctacttTTGCTCTGCTGCCTCTACCTCGCTTTGAAGATCCCCTTTGAGGTTTGGCTATTTGACGAGTTTGAACTCTGTCTTGATTCTTTTCTGTTTTCTTACCACGTCCACTGCGACCGCCCCTCTTACTAGTAGTTTTTCCAACCACAGTTTCTTCGATTACGTTACATTCTTGAAATTTTTCACTCTGAGACTGAATTCCTTTTGGAAGATCTGTACTACAAGCATCTTCTTTAATGGCTTCTTTAGctccaataaataaatcaatttgtgGATTCGTCTCTGATGAAATTCCTTCTGAGGTATTCTTAGTTTTAGAACCATTTACTTTATGGATTTCTTCCTTTTTCTCATCTGGGATGTCATTACATAAAGAATCGACTTTCTTAATAACAGATTCTATGTTCACGTCTTTAGCAGACCAAAAATCACCTTCATCtaagttttttatttcattacctTTATTTGGACTTGAGAGTAGGCTAAAAAATTTGTTGTTACTTTCATCATCTTTCGTGGCTAAGataatatcattattttcaGAAGTTTTACTGTCGTCAATGTTGTCCTTTGTATCATGAGAGTTCACATCAGAACTTTGTTGTCGTTTTGTTTCTAGATTACTACTATTAGAAATATTTTCTACCAAATTTGTAGATTTCACCTCTACGATTGCTGATGTTGTAATTTCGGTATCATTAATTTTCAGTATTGCATCGTCCGCTGTACTATTGTACTGTTTTTTAGTAGTAAGTTCTTTATTGCTATGACTTTCCTCGACCTTAGTGTTTTCATCTGTACTTTTTCTCCGATCGTAAGCAGGAGTAAtcaatgttaaattttttccaACGTTAACTTCCAATTTCTTTTCAGGGTCATTAGttacttttatttcatttgtattaTCTTTCAATAGCTCTTCAAAATCGGTTTCACATTTAACATTATCTGGCGTTGACACAGGGACTGGTTTCTGAATATCTAATTCtttcttttcaatatttatatcattatGCTGTGGCTGACAATGATTGGAAAAAGGAACAGATGGATGAGTATCATGTTCACTCTCACTTCTCGGATGTAATCGTATGGTAGCTTTTGGAGTGGTAGATGTGTTAAGCAACAATGGAGTCATGACTACATTTGCAAGGCTCGTTGTCGTCACTACAACAGTATTTGCAGATTCAGATTTGCCAAGGGACTGTGTGGGTCTTACAGTAGCCATGGATAACACAGAGGGTGTACTTTTATTAGTATCTAGTTGGATGACGTTTGTAATGGGATTCGTTGCAAGCAGTCTCTGTGAATTGATTGTATGAATCACATTTGACCCATTTCCTCTATTAACAGCCTCTTGAAGACTGCATACGACTGATTTAGTGCTACCTTGAATAATGGAAGATGGAGCGTGAGTAGCGACATGTATAATTGGTGGTAACAAACTTTGTTCAGTCTTATTAATGGAAACATCCCTCTTTTCTGGCAGTTGAGTCTTGCTGTTTAGTAAAACTTTATTGGAAAGCTGCAAAGTAGAATTAATGTTCCCGACGTGAATAGGATTCTGCACGGAAATAAGTCGATTTTGTGCTATTATAGTAGAATTTGTACTTTGATGTAATCTTGTAggtgataaaattatttttgtattctcaTTTATATTTTCAGGTTTTCTGGTATCCGATATTATCTTCGGTTGATGAATTAACTGTGTATTATTACCTAAACTTGATTTAGTCTGctgaattatattattaacatttaattgTTTGGAAATAGGTGTGAGAACTGGAGTTACAGGCAATCTATTGAAATGTAGTGGAGAGCCTTGTGTTTGAACTAAAACTGAGTTAGGTCTATTAGGAGATACCATAGCTCTGGCACCAGGTGATATGTGCATAGTCTGAATAGGGCTTAACGGCGGCTGCTGCATCCGAACTACAGTTACTTGACCTGGAGACCTTTGCTGTAACGTATTTGATGAAGCAATTCCGACAGAATTAATATTTTGCGGCGAACTCCCAAGGATGGTCATATTTGTCAAACGGGGTGACGTCATACCTTCAGTTCGTGGGCTCGTCTTAGGACTTAACAGCATCGGTTCATTACTAATTCTTGGGGAAATTACTATTCCTTGTGgtttttgatatattatatgtGGTTCTGGTATTTTTATTGTAGGCGGTTGCATAGTTGAAACTTGCGGCCTTATTATCTGGTTTATTACTTGGTAAGGGGTACCAACTCTTGTAGGATTTATTATAGGCCTTATGGAACTACCTATTTGTACGCCTTGGGTATGCGGCCCTTTTATCTGAACTATATTTGCTGTTATATGAGTAGGCTTGGTTTCATTGTGTTCTTTGTTGGTCATAGAACTCACGGGTATGTTTGTTTGAGGTTCAATTAGTTTACTATTTGATAAAGTCCAAGATCGAATTGGAGATGTTATGACCGGAGTTGCTGTAGACGTGATTTGGTGAATAATTTCTTGTTTCGTCACCGATGGTTTTACTTCAACTTCATttactgttttattaaaatcttgaGATTCTTTTTGAATAGGCTGAACAATAGTTGATTTAGGTTTTGTAACGATTATGTTTGAAATTTCTGCCTGCGCTAAgcttactttaatattattattgttaagtgATTGATTTGTTGCAATTATATTTACTGGCAATTTTTCAATTGCGTCTTGATTGGTTTCTTCATTTTCTTCGGTGTCAGTATCTATGAGTAATAGATCATTATCAGATACAGGTGTATCAGGTTTCATTTCCATTTCACTGGCATTTAAATTTTGAACTGCCTGTCGCATTTCTTCGGCATCTTGTTCAGGAATAATTTCGCTTTCATTTGTAGTGTTTTCAATTGCTATCTGATGCGTATTATTGCTTTCTACTTCTTCATAACAGTtaacaaatgtatttattttcccGCCAAAACTTTCGCCCAATAATGCGGCAACAGCATCCTCTGTTTCTTCTTGTGAAATGATGGCCCGAGGTTTCTCCTCTGTCTTTTTGTCTACTTTACAAGATTGAGACTCAGCAACtattttatctgtctgtttatccACATTATCATTTTCTACATTAGGAATACTTCGAACAGCATCTTCACTTATCTTAACGTCGGTATCAACTTCTATGTCAATACTTACACtcgttaaattacaatttactgtATCAAGAGGTGGATCTTTAGGTAGTGGTACTTCACTAATATCTTGCACAATGTTATCAATAGGAGGTGGCATCGGTATGTCGTTAACCTCAATATTTCTCACCATATCGTAATCAATTTCGATTGCATTGTCTAtttctaacttgttaggagaatcTTGATCATCCATTTTTCCAACACTGGTCTCCGCTGTTTTTATGGCAAACGGAGGACTATCTGTTATTCTGGGTAGGCTGGGTGATTCGGAGAGTGATTTACCATCATCTGATTTATCTGCTACGTCTGGCTTTTGGGTATCAGTAGGCAATGGAATGTCAAGTAACATTGTTTTCGGCGAaagtgtaatattattatcaaggTAAGACTCATCAAGCTTTTGTGGCGTAATATTGTTGTCGAAATCAGAGTCCTcaagtttttgtattttttcatggtGATATCCATGGTGATGTTCTTTACGACTTTGACGATCTTCccgatttttctttttcttcttctttttttctcgagaatcttttttatatttaacacagTATTTATTGAAGGGACTATTTACATTAATATCTCCATATTTATGTTCTGcatttaatttttgagtaaaaCAATCGGAACTATTTTCGAGTTTTGAGCGATTGTCATCCATATTTGAGGTGTCAGCAAATAAACGAGCTTCAATTGCTTTACTTACCGCATCGACATCTAAACTGTTGTCATCGTCTTTGATGAAATGCCTTTTGTCTTTCCTTCTCTTCTCTTTTTTACGTTtgatatcttcttttattttaatatcatcacCATTTAATTTATCGCCTGTAGCATAATGATAGTCCATGTGAGTTGCAATATGACCTGTGTCTCTATCAGACTCATCTGAAAGTGGTCCAAATATGTCTTCCATTTTAccttcttttttataattattggaCGTCGGATCCATAATCAAATCATATGACTGGCTTGGTGATCTCTTAtctttcttatattttattttgtcatccCGTGGTTCATCCGTGTCGACACTTTCACGAGttttatcttttcttttttctttcttattactATGACGACGAAATTTGTCGAAATTTTTACGTTTACTCATATCCAGTGTAACTTCAAGACCACTTTCAGTTTTAGTATCTTCATCGGAAAAAGAAAACTTATGTTTGTGttttttcttgtgttttttaCGAATTTCAGACGAATGTATATTTGGTGGAATGGATTCATTTTCAGAAGATATATCATTCGCAAAACTTTTAGCAAACGACATTCTGAATTCGTTTTCAACTTCTAAAATTGATTTCAATCTATTGTCTTCACTGTCACTTTTCCCGAATAAATTCAGCAGAGAAGTTTTCTTTACCTTATCATCGCTAGATTCTTTCAGATGAATATCGGTATCCCTGCATTTTTGAGAAGATTCTGAGtctgaaaatatttcttttttaattttatttacaaaatttaggCTCTTTGTTATAGTTCTGTtagtattatcatcatcagacgTATCAGACACAATGCGCGATCTAGAATTTTTACGAGACAGTTTATTACGTGAGTCCTCTTCATTACTTACTGCATCAAAATAATCATTTGTTCGAATGGCATCGTACTCAAGACTGGACCCATGGGATTTTTCACGTTTTTTACTATGTGTTACAACTTGATCGTCATCAGTGGAACTACCCATGGAAGCCTTATGAGATTTATGCTGTTCATTTTCTGAATCGCTGTCCTCATCCCAACTAGACCTTTTCTTTTCTTCACGTTTTGCTCTACTTTGCTTTAACTGActaaatttagcttttattttttcttgtCGTTTTTCTTCTTCCTGCTTTTGCATATTTTTGCAGGATCTAGCTTTCACTTTATCGTACATAGAAATATATGTTGGTTCATCATCTATGATGTCAAATATAGAATGTTTCTTCATGGGCTCGTCAGAATCTGAACTATCTGTGCTTGGAACTTGTTTACGATTTCGCCGTTTACAATTATCATTTTTATCGTCCTTACTCTTACGTTCCGTAGACATTCTCTTCTCACGCATACTCTCTTTTTTCTTTTcgtcgtttttaaattttttgtcttgATCTTTCAACTTATTGCATAATTCAGCTTGCTGAAGAGCATCTTGTTGCATTTGTAGTTCTTGTATTTGTTGTAATTGCTGGATACGTTTCTTCTCTTTCATCTCTTTACGCAGAGCTTTTTGTCTTTCGTCTTCTTCACTCGATCTCAATTCTAAAGTAG
This window of the Bicyclus anynana chromosome 19, ilBicAnyn1.1, whole genome shotgun sequence genome carries:
- the LOC112049069 gene encoding protein split ends isoform X2; this encodes MVRETRHLCVGNLPDNIREDRIREHFKRTEDTAGNTCAMAATAAAAVTWRGTNDSATEYCRRGNTPAAYGRTTPHHRWYASGTAAAGAAGAAGAASAASAASAGSGSGGAAGGESTPSTPGGAAERRRRLSGSGSSRSESSSPEPSDTSRASTPAAHHHPAAHHAARRTPPPHPHQWPSTANGRPLAICVRNLPTRSTDSSLKDGLYHEYKKHGKVVWVKVVGQNADRYAVVRFKKPSDVEKALEVSQDKLFFGCKISVAPHQSCDDDAESAKPYETDIDEYHPKATRTLFIGNLEKDVTQQQLRDKFKHFGRIIEIDIKKGSGGGAGYAFCQYASISSVVEAIRAMDGEHVGSSRVKLGFGKPVATTCVWVDGLTEHTEKQVLGAVSRCGAATSVCVDRAAGAALVHFEQAAAAGGAVRELRRVAAQLSAAEPDHPRLCVDYASRECQEAFYEQLEKHGGSAALAGAERVVGETSGRYIPSARHETLRYETGASRSRAPSFGRSSSRTPRYNSHDHYDPADYAADRRYRLYDELGSSPQTDEATYEDRLQSVVVSPHRAHKHRRDSSPEDRKHSKERHRSAGGGSRRSRSGSRGHVSRRRHRRRRDGSGSRTSRAGTPLRDEPDAPPTEPRRPPRDRPPLPMSLPLPKFAVQLLRAAPAQPRSLPAAPASPPRPPSASSSSGGSAPHSPSLEERIRSLDEKYERWSGSRAHADAPDRSRLRHRLLELDINEVKPSEVVRSLLAKRSVFDEDSERLEGARAPSPGGSPRSLTVAVPRVLRYPFPAHSGSVTAPATPSTSTAAPGTPTRLPEPDETDRLYPSPLERLPKLPDIETLNETRIALRTPSIDKQADLQEKKQSPLFDKEQFEIEGNIIRSENKSRRNSLVVNFEEIRSPKNTENITSDQKLMEQNTIDINEKHNLKDRVVAEDKPITIKKENSPKVEDQKVLKTSDSIISKFERNCFRDNMKLCSQEIKEAIKQELEGNLELTQNEMFFFSKDYDSKLQTIIQEDVKPKFNHENKLLESGFREKKEIDKLFQNHINKEIIAYNVHSLNHLNVTNCSELPRKIIEENQDSKLNEKICKEKCDVNGPLFLHDDKFGKENINCEKTVDNFKAQNNVLHAVEKTVSNPKNHDESNRKDCDRTKHSKDRSDKDHTEKEKVQNKHFKHEKNEKERKKEDNHFIKSNSDKLDKFKTEKHLETEKSIEKDRESDKSRHTDDAKTVRHENHKKDKSEKDKKRDTETESLVKGLKRDDKHKHDRSKKDSDIKRDSKSDNSKSRKSSRDESSRDICRKDSTDSSTSRTSHDSTKSRDYENTDMKEESKNKVRSTGEILMKEESKNKVRSTAEILMKEESKNKVRSNAEILHKLETDKDSIKFNDLPKLESKVLLVKCEIKEERDSTHNFKNKIDGYLENTIKTKSEGPEKQRHYSLDSPNLDSKRKERLNSCSSLPSNIGHKRRKSSQDSVDCLTEYTKKCKSERRDSKDSRSLDRHKTTKFNKGHFAKIIESKTKDDKKNQVKPPDEIFLNIKDDETKESLSERSNKTIKKDSLDDSEEKLELLGRSQQSGNSESSSESLHNNLDFLATLELRSSEEDERQKALRKEMKEKKRIQQLQQIQELQMQQDALQQAELCNKLKDQDKKFKNDEKKKESMREKRMSTERKSKDDKNDNCKRRNRKQVPSTDSSDSDEPMKKHSIFDIIDDEPTYISMYDKVKARSCKNMQKQEEEKRQEKIKAKFSQLKQSRAKREEKKRSSWDEDSDSENEQHKSHKASMGSSTDDDQVVTHSKKREKSHGSSLEYDAIRTNDYFDAVSNEEDSRNKLSRKNSRSRIVSDTSDDDNTNRTITKSLNFVNKIKKEIFSDSESSQKCRDTDIHLKESSDDKVKKTSLLNLFGKSDSEDNRLKSILEVENEFRMSFAKSFANDISSENESIPPNIHSSEIRKKHKKKHKHKFSFSDEDTKTESGLEVTLDMSKRKNFDKFRRHSNKKEKRKDKTRESVDTDEPRDDKIKYKKDKRSPSQSYDLIMDPTSNNYKKEGKMEDIFGPLSDESDRDTGHIATHMDYHYATGDKLNGDDIKIKEDIKRKKEKRRKDKRHFIKDDDNSLDVDAVSKAIEARLFADTSNMDDNRSKLENSSDCFTQKLNAEHKYGDINVNSPFNKYCVKYKKDSREKKKKKKKNREDRQSRKEHHHGYHHEKIQKLEDSDFDNNITPQKLDESYLDNNITLSPKTMLLDIPLPTDTQKPDVADKSDDGKSLSESPSLPRITDSPPFAIKTAETSVGKMDDQDSPNKLEIDNAIEIDYDMVRNIEVNDIPMPPPIDNIVQDISEVPLPKDPPLDTVNCNLTSVSIDIEVDTDVKISEDAVRSIPNVENDNVDKQTDKIVAESQSCKVDKKTEEKPRAIISQEETEDAVAALLGESFGGKINTFVNCYEEVESNNTHQIAIENTTNESEIIPEQDAEEMRQAVQNLNASEMEMKPDTPVSDNDLLLIDTDTEENEETNQDAIEKLPVNIIATNQSLNNNNIKVSLAQAEISNIIVTKPKSTIVQPIQKESQDFNKTVNEVEVKPSVTKQEIIHQITSTATPVITSPIRSWTLSNSKLIEPQTNIPVSSMTNKEHNETKPTHITANIVQIKGPHTQGVQIGSSIRPIINPTRVGTPYQVINQIIRPQVSTMQPPTIKIPEPHIIYQKPQGIVISPRISNEPMLLSPKTSPRTEGMTSPRLTNMTILGSSPQNINSVGIASSNTLQQRSPGQVTVVRMQQPPLSPIQTMHISPGARAMVSPNRPNSVLVQTQGSPLHFNRLPVTPVLTPISKQLNVNNIIQQTKSSLGNNTQLIHQPKIISDTRKPENINENTKIILSPTRLHQSTNSTIIAQNRLISVQNPIHVGNINSTLQLSNKVLLNSKTQLPEKRDVSINKTEQSLLPPIIHVATHAPSSIIQGSTKSVVCSLQEAVNRGNGSNVIHTINSQRLLATNPITNVIQLDTNKSTPSVLSMATVRPTQSLGKSESANTVVVTTTSLANVVMTPLLLNTSTTPKATIRLHPRSESEHDTHPSVPFSNHCQPQHNDINIEKKELDIQKPVPVSTPDNVKCETDFEELLKDNTNEIKVTNDPEKKLEVNVGKNLTLITPAYDRRKSTDENTKVEESHSNKELTTKKQYNSTADDAILKINDTEITTSAIVEVKSTNLVENISNSSNLETKRQQSSDVNSHDTKDNIDDSKTSENNDIILATKDDESNNKFFSLLSSPNKGNEIKNLDEGDFWSAKDVNIESVIKKVDSLCNDIPDEKKEEIHKVNGSKTKNTSEGISSETNPQIDLFIGAKEAIKEDACSTDLPKGIQSQSEKFQECNVIEETVVGKTTSKRGGRSGRGKKTEKNQDRVQTRQIAKPQRGSSKRGRGSRAKVDKKIKNSVTNNLNNMPGDVYDFHEDSGDETVTSPNKTEVRPRLILTIKSPLSGHSNAIATSTLSITPKEQIKNTEKQKEEKMEVFVSPSANTRKSRRLQEKDIQRSTFDDVIDEVIKGSATQARNNKETNKKRSTRQAGFKTNTEKNNTSGDIRKSPRGVKRTRDRSLSDASIDSSDDNFKREDAVKEPKLPKLAESVVPPKSETETIIKTTAVAPPVITAPPSNPTPIMKPPKKMISEIVKLTGVFEPAANVSRVVVSSPSVPDRPLPTERPCEAERAPPPAAETSPLTAGEAGDAGYVRRLVDNVPANMMPVGATEATDARVQSPALPHRPPSAQHHADRFLTLYDPPVVVRGGEGDHGAYAGPASLPRGAHHPPLSKPPVAALGPLPINSASRTPVTDEVRLSRTSVPAGSPQGPIALGDGMYPHFSHHHYQMYQQHFRATQHENVATPTFLPRGALEAEASEAPTPPPLELRRPPPARVPRPAHSPSPLDRHILYAVRCGRSPPPAHGTSRPPSALPPPGPPGPPHASQVPREADSLQMLLRRYPVMWQGLLALKNDSAAVQMHFVGGNPAVAADALSRHSDGSAASLLRIAQRMRLEPAQLDQVHRKMKLENEHCILLALPCGRDHMDVLQQSTNLTAGFITYLQRKQAAGIVNVAPSPGHHQSIYTVHIFPSCDFANENLNRIAPDLMHRVANIAHLLIVIATALG